The following are from one region of the Actinomyces sp. oral taxon 897 genome:
- a CDS encoding Rossmann-like and DUF2520 domain-containing protein, whose translation MGVGVVSAGKVGAVLGSALRAVDHQVIGVHAVSQASRERAETLLPGVPRLEVEEILERCELVLLAVPDDALAPLVRGLADLGRWQAGQIVVHTSGRYGVRVLEPAARCGAIPLAVHPAMTFSGMSMDLPRLVGCPMAVTAPAVALPIAQALAVELGGEPFVLEESARPAYHAALTHGANHLVTLVGQAVRVLAAAGVDDGGQVLRPLLTAALERALSEGADAALTGPVARGDAGTVRVHLDTLAGLDDGTGTGLGDVVESYRVLARATLERRVGRLGPEQAAALREVLGDC comes from the coding sequence CTGGGGGTGGGGGTCGTGAGCGCGGGCAAGGTAGGCGCCGTCCTCGGCTCCGCCCTGCGCGCCGTGGACCACCAGGTCATTGGCGTCCACGCCGTCTCCCAGGCCTCCCGCGAGCGCGCCGAGACGCTCCTGCCCGGTGTCCCCCGACTTGAGGTCGAGGAGATCCTCGAGCGCTGTGAGCTGGTGCTCCTGGCCGTCCCCGACGACGCCCTGGCGCCGCTGGTGCGGGGGCTGGCCGACCTGGGGCGCTGGCAGGCCGGGCAGATCGTGGTCCACACCTCCGGGCGCTACGGCGTCAGGGTGCTGGAGCCTGCCGCGCGCTGCGGAGCCATCCCGCTCGCCGTCCACCCGGCCATGACCTTCTCGGGGATGAGCATGGACCTGCCTCGGCTGGTCGGCTGCCCCATGGCCGTCACGGCCCCCGCCGTCGCCCTGCCCATAGCCCAGGCCCTGGCCGTCGAGCTCGGGGGAGAGCCCTTCGTCCTGGAGGAGTCCGCCCGCCCGGCCTACCACGCCGCCCTGACCCACGGGGCCAACCACCTGGTCACCCTCGTGGGCCAGGCGGTGCGGGTGCTCGCGGCCGCCGGGGTGGACGACGGCGGGCAGGTGCTGCGCCCCCTGCTGACCGCCGCCCTGGAGCGGGCGCTGTCGGAGGGGGCCGACGCCGCCCTGACCGGCCCGGTGGCCCGGGGGGACGCGGGGACGGTGCGCGTGCACCTGGATACCCTGGCAGGGCTGGACGACGGGACGGGGACAGGACTGGGCGACGTCGTGGAGTCCTACCGGGTGCTGGCGCGCGCCACCCTGGAACGGCGCGTGGGGCGCCTGGGGCCCGAGCAGGCCGCCGCCCTGCGTGAGGTGTTGGGGGACTGCTGA
- the panC gene encoding pantoate--beta-alanine ligase — protein sequence MASTCVPVTLTRSRPELADALAAAPGPRAVVMTMGALHQGHLDLVAEAARRVGAHGTVVVTIFVNPLQFAAGEDLDAYPRTLQADVQALGDALTGPDGALVVGRLLVFAPTPEVMYPGGQPAVRVDPGPVATVLEGRTRPTHFAGVCQVVLALLHLTAPRWALFGRKDAQQLAIVRAMVRDLAVPVEVVPVDIRREADGLAMSSRNVYLSGTQRQQALALSRALAAGSRAAAGGADGAGVRQAALAVLGGADGVEVDYVALVDPDSFVDLADAGLGLPAAPQVAPAEPGAGTGQTGDEPGAGEDPGREVSAGAGREASLDDGLRQDDRGRGQTGVGPEAGDDPGREVSAGAGRTALLALAARVGSTRLIDNALVVLY from the coding sequence ATGGCCTCCACCTGCGTCCCCGTCACCCTGACCCGTTCCCGCCCTGAGCTCGCCGACGCGCTCGCCGCGGCCCCCGGCCCCCGCGCCGTCGTCATGACCATGGGGGCCCTCCACCAGGGGCACCTCGACCTGGTGGCCGAGGCCGCCCGCCGTGTCGGCGCCCACGGCACCGTGGTCGTCACCATCTTCGTCAACCCGCTCCAGTTCGCCGCCGGGGAGGACCTGGACGCCTACCCGCGCACCCTCCAGGCCGACGTCCAGGCCCTCGGCGACGCCCTGACCGGCCCGGACGGCGCGCTGGTGGTGGGACGCCTGCTCGTGTTCGCCCCCACCCCCGAGGTCATGTACCCCGGGGGCCAGCCGGCTGTGCGCGTTGACCCCGGCCCCGTGGCCACCGTCCTGGAGGGCCGCACCCGCCCCACCCACTTCGCCGGCGTGTGCCAGGTGGTGCTCGCCCTGCTGCACCTGACGGCCCCCAGGTGGGCTTTGTTCGGCCGCAAGGACGCCCAGCAGCTCGCCATTGTGCGTGCCATGGTGCGCGACCTCGCCGTCCCGGTCGAGGTCGTCCCGGTGGACATCCGCCGCGAGGCCGACGGCCTGGCCATGAGCTCGCGCAACGTCTACCTCAGCGGCACCCAGCGTCAGCAGGCCCTCGCCCTGTCCCGGGCGCTGGCGGCCGGCAGCCGGGCGGCGGCGGGCGGGGCCGACGGCGCCGGGGTCCGTCAGGCGGCGCTGGCCGTCCTGGGCGGTGCCGACGGGGTGGAGGTCGACTACGTGGCCCTGGTGGACCCGGACTCCTTCGTGGATCTTGCCGACGCCGGGTTGGGACTGCCCGCGGCCCCCCAGGTCGCGCCGGCAGAGCCGGGGGCTGGTACCGGACAGACCGGGGACGAGCCAGGGGCCGGGGAAGACCCTGGGCGGGAGGTCAGTGCCGGTGCAGGGCGGGAGGCCTCCCTGGATGATGGCCTCCGCCAGGACGACCGGGGCCGCGGGCAGACCGGGGTAGGTCCGGAGGCCGGGGACGACCCTGGGCGGGAGGTCAGTGCTGGTGCAGGGCGCACCGCCCTCCTGGCGCTGGCCGCCCGGGTCGGCAGCACCCGCCTCATTGACAACGCCCTGGTGGTGCTGTACTGA
- the panD gene encoding aspartate 1-decarboxylase: protein MSSRLRTMMTSKIHRATVTQADLHYVGSITVDADLLDAADLLPGERVDICDCTNGSRLSTYVIPGERGSGRICVNGAAAHLVSPGDVVILIAYSQMSDAEARTYRPHVVFVDADNRVVERGSEPGQVPLGSDAARLQGLRSSGLPLGG, encoded by the coding sequence ATGAGCTCACGACTGCGGACGATGATGACGTCCAAGATCCACCGTGCCACTGTGACCCAGGCCGACCTGCACTACGTCGGTTCCATCACCGTGGACGCCGACCTCCTCGACGCCGCCGACCTCCTGCCGGGTGAGCGCGTCGATATCTGCGACTGCACCAACGGCAGCCGCCTGTCCACCTACGTCATCCCCGGTGAGCGCGGGTCGGGGCGGATCTGCGTCAACGGCGCCGCCGCGCACCTGGTGAGCCCGGGCGACGTCGTCATCCTCATTGCCTACTCCCAGATGTCGGACGCCGAGGCCCGCACCTACCGGCCCCACGTGGTCTTCGTGGACGCGGACAACCGGGTCGTGGAACGGGGCAGCGAGCCCGGTCAGGTCCCCCTGGGCTCCGACGCCGCCCGCCTCCAGGGGCTGCGGTCCTCCGGACTGCCCCTGGGCGGCTGA